A region of the Thermodesulfobacteriota bacterium genome:
GGGTGCTTCTAAGGATGAGGCTCAATACCAATGAAACTCGCGATGTAGTCAAAGAAATTCAGGAGGTGGCATCGAGGGATAAGAGAGGTGTGGGAAAAATAATAGATGAAATAGAGTCGAAGTGTGGGGGAGGAGAATTAAAAAATGCCTTTAGACGTGAACTCAAGCTGATGCGATATCCGGTGCTGACCCAGGCCGAGGAGGAGTTTCGAGACTGCTTAATGGGTCTTGACCTGCCCAAGGAGGTAAATGTTTTCCACGCTCCCTTTTTTGAGGGAAATCACCTTGAGTTCAGGATTAGAGTGGAGAGCGTAGAGAAATTATCTAGAGTCCTTTCTTATCTTTCTTCAGCACTGGCAAAGGGAGAGATAGATAGGTTGTTGACTATTGTAAGAGAAGGTAGCCCTGGCAAGACGGCGTGAGTTAAAAGTTCCTGGCCAGTATCATTTAAATCTTTACTCTTTACTTTAAGTTATCTTCTTCCGATGCTCCTTAAGTATTCATCGAGGTCATAGGGTGGCTGCCAGTTTTCATCTACATAGACTATCAATTCTTGCCCCGGATAGATTCGGTTCTGGTTGTTAATTACATCTGAATTCCATACATAGATTTTGCCCCATTCTCTGGCATTGAGAAGATAATAGCCCGCCAGGAGATGCAGTTCCTCCCCTTTGCCTACTTTGTGCACGATTATACGTTTGCCGGTTTCGGGCGCCATCTCCGCTCTAGAGTAAGGCGAAACGAACACTAAAAGCGAGAGTATAAACAGGGTTATTTTTAGAAGCCTCATCGGATTGATTCCTCCCATCCTCTTTTTAGAATGTCCTTAATTTTACTCCCTTTTTAGACATTGGTAAATCGCCTGTTGATAGGAGTTGATTTTTCCATATTGATAGTGAAAATAGTTGAAAATCTAAGAAAGCTTGTATAGGACAATTAAATGAGAGCCGTTGTTCAAAGGGTCAAGGAAGCGAGGGTAAATGTAGATGGCCAGGAAGTAGGAAGGATCGGAAAGGGGCTAGCTATTCTTATCGGCATAGCTAAAGATGATGGGGAAGTGGATGTAGAGTATTTAGTGGATAAAGTATCTGGGCTCAGAATCTTCGAAGACGAAGAGGGCAAGATGAATCTCTCGGTCATAGATGTTAAGGGGGAGATATTGGTTGTTTCTCAGTTTACCCTCTACGGCGACTGCAGAAAGGGAAGGCGCCCTTCATTCGACCAGGCAGCCCGGCCGGAGGTAGCTGAAAAACTATACAATCTCTTTGTGGAAAGGATTAGGGAAAGAGGCATAAGGGTTGAGGTCGGCAGGTTCCGTGCTCTTATGGATGTTCATCTCATCAACTGGGGACCGGTCACTATTTTGCTAGATAGTGGAAAGTTGTTCTAGCCACAGATGACACAGAGATTATAAGGAAAGATTTGAGTCCAAAAAGGGTGAAAGGACGTTCGTCCCTACTCATCCACAGTTTCCTCTATTATTATTACCACCATTTGTCTTGGTAAACTTCGATATCTTCCTACGGGCTGGTCGAGTTGATTTTGTAGATTTCGATTATTATATTAGAGAAATGGAGAAGATAGTCTGTCAAAACCCGAAAGCGCATCGGGATTTTTTTCTGGAAGAGAAATACGAAGCTGGGTTAGAACTAAAGGGTTCCGAGGTTAAGTCCCTTCGTGAGGGAAAGGCCAGCGTCAAGGAAAGCTTTGCTTTGATCGAAGACGGTGAGGTGTTTCTGGTAAACAGCTACATTGCACCTTATGAGGGCGCAAACCAGTTTAACCACGACCCAAATAGGAGCAGGAAGCTTCTTCTCCACCGACGGGAGATTAACCGATTGATCGGGAGGACACAGATAAAGGGTTATACCTTAATTCCGGTTAAGATTTATTTCAAAAACGGACGAGCTAAGGTTGAGCTTGCTCTGGCTAAAGGGAAAAAGGCTTATGACAGGCGGGAGGATATAAAACGCCGCGAGGCCCAGAGGGAGATGGACAAGGCGTTTAAAAAGGCCCGTAATTGATATACGCGTTTGATATATTAATCGGGTATAATATTGAACGCCTTACTCGAATATTACAAGAGGTTGTCATTCCCACGGAGCTTCTCCTCGTGTACACGGGGAGTGGGAATCCAGTTTTTCAAAAAATGGATCCCCGATTAAGCTTTACCCCTGCCTGCTTTTAGCGGGGAACCTTCGGGGATGACAACGGTAATTTTTGAGTAGAAGGACAGGATGAGAATATTATACTTAATGCAATTTATAAGTTAGTCTTATGTGGTAAAGCTAAGACAAATTATTAAAATCAAAAATGTTTTAATCTTTGACAATTCGGGGGCGATCGGCTTCGACGAGGAATGGGATAGCCTAAGCGGCATGTCGAGTTTCTGCTAACTCGAAAAACTGGCAGAGCACATATAAGTGCCGAAACAAACTACGCACTCGCTGCTTAATTAAAGCAGTGACGTCTCGGAAAACCTTGCCCGTTGGGTTTTCATGGGGCGTGAGCAAGACGGGATAGTCCGCAAATGATGCTTGGGGCATATGCGGATGAAACCAGCACTCAAGCTGGCGTTGAAAAGCCTGCCCATGGGATTTTTCAGCGTGAGAACTAAACATGGGATAAACATGTAGATGCTGGGTGACGCCCTTTTTCGGACCTGGGTTCGATTCCCAGCGCCTCCACCAGAAATACTAAATTTATTCAATCTTTATCAACTACCACTACTGTCCAAGATAATCAGAAATCAAAAAATTTATCTCTTCGGCTATCTGCACAGGGTTCGAACATGGCTCAGAACCTATCTTGAGTACAACGAAGGAATGAGCGGATGAATGCATCCGCTAAAAATGCTTTAAGAAACAAGAAAACCGTTCATTCTGAGCGTAGTCAAAGAATGAACTCCTCCTGTTTACAGAGTTTATTACTTCACCTTGGGTCATCCGGCACATTCGATACACTCAGTACAAACTTAACTAAAGGACTCAAAACAGGTGATGACACTTAGTTCAAGATTATTTCACCGAGTTCACACTGAATGAAACCGAAGGGCTCCCTCAGAGTAAGACTGGGGTGTTATGGCAAGCCATCTTCTTTTGGCTGCGATGAAATGTCTTACCTAGGATAAGTTTGCGACCGGAAATAAGATCAAAATAAATTTGAATCTGCTATTTATGGTAGAATTGGAATAGAGCATTAGACTATTCCAAAGAAGCTTAAAATATTTTCAAGAAGAATGCGGTCTTAATAGAACTACAAAACCAGTTTTGACCCGAAACTAATCAAAGCCGAGCTAAAGAAGATGAAGATCGGTGCTAATTATTTGGGAAATGGAAAGTGCGAGTTTATTGTCTGGGCCCCTTTTCTGAAGAATGTAGAACTAAAGATAGCATCCTCTGCGGACGCTAGAGGGACATTATCTTCGGGTTATATCCCCATGAAGAAAGGTGAGTCAGGATATTGGCGAGTTATAGCCGGGGACGTATTCCCGGGAACGCTCTACCTCTACAGGCTCGATGGAGAGAAGGAGAGGCCGGATCCGGCATCTCATTCTCAACCAAGAGGGGTTCATCAGCCTTCTCAGGTTGTCGAACACGGGCACTTTGCCTGGGAAGACGGGCTTTGGAATGGGTTGGATATTTCCCAGATGATAATGTACGAGTTACATGTAGGGACCTTTACGATGGAAGGAACGTTTGATGCAATAATCCCCAGGCTCGATGAATTCAGGGAATTGGGTATTAACGCTATAGAGATTATGCCTGTGGCCCAGTTTCCGGGAGAGAGAAACTGGGGCTATGACGGAGTGTATATTTACGCCGTCCATAATTCTTACGGCGGGCCCGACGGACTGAAAAGGTTGGTTAACGAATGCCACAAAAAGGAAATCGCAGTGGTGCTCGATGTGGTTTACAACCATCTAGGCCCGGAGGGAAATTATCTCTGGGATTTCGGACCGTATTTTACCGACAAATATAAAACCCCCTGGGGCAGCGCCGTAAACTTCGACAGTGCCTACAGCGATGAGGTCAGAAATTTTTTCATAGAGAACGCTCTATATTGGTTTAAAAACTATCACATCGATGCCCTGCGTCTGGATGCGATTCATGCTATATTCGACATGAGTGCTAAACATTTCCTGGAAGAGCTGGCGGACAGGGTTGAGGAATTTTCCGAAAGGGAGGGAAGGAAATTTTATCTTATAGCCGAGAGCAATTTGAACGATGCCAGAGTTGTAAGGCCGAGAGAAATTGGAGGATATGGAATCGATTCTCAGTGGTGTGATGACCTTCATCACTCTCTTCACACCCTGCTCACCGGGGAGGATGAGGGTTACTATATAGATTTTGGCCAGGTGGACCACCTGGTAAAGTCCTTGAAAGAAGGGTTTGTATATTCCGGCCAATTTTCTGCGTTCAGAAAACGGAGGCACGGAAATTCTTCCAAAGATAGACCGGGCCAGCAATTCGTCGTTTTCTCCCAGAACCATGACCAGATAGGCAATCGTATGCTAGGAGAAAGGCTTTCCAGGCTGGTGCCGTTTGAGGGATTAAAGCTAGCCGCGGCCGTAATTATTCTCTCTCCCTATGTCCCGCTCCTGTTCATGGGGGAAGAGTACGGAGAGGAAGCCCCTTTTCTCTATTTTGTGAGCCACTCCGACCCCGACCTCATCGAAGCGGTGAGAAAGGGCAGAAGGGAGGAATTCATAGAATTTAATTGGCGGGGAGAGCCGCCGGACCCTCAATGCGAGAAGACCTTCCTTAAATCAAGGATAAACTGGGAAAGAAGGAAGGAGGGAAGACATAAAGTCCTTCTCGATTTTTATAAGCAGTTGATAGCGCTCAGGAAGAGGATTCCGGCATTAAGATCTCTCAGTAAAGAAAACCTCGATGCCTGGGGTTTAGAGAAGGAGAGGGTGGTAATCATGCGACGGTGGGAAAAGGGGGGAGAAGGCCAGGTTTTGGCTGTTTTCAACCTGAACAAATCCGACCTAAATCTCAAGCCTTTTTTCCCCGAGGGTGCATGGAAAAAGGTGCTGGACTCATCCGAACAAACATGGAGCGGTTCTGGAACCCTCCTTCCGGAGAAAATAAACTCGATGAGCAATGATGAGACCTCTCGCTTTAATATGGGAGCTCGGTCGAACGATGAAATTATCATAAGAGGGTTAAGCATGGCTCTTTATCAGAGAGAGGAAATTTAGAGAGTTGGACAGGGGTATAATCAACCATTCTACCTGAGTTTGAGAATGGCTTTGTTAAAGATTTATGTAGTTTTTCTCGGGGGGTTGGTATAGCTCAGAATTTATATTTGTGCAAATCTACACAGCCTTAGCATGTATTTTTACACAGTTTAGTAACCCCATTAATGAGTTCAATATAAAATCGCTAGTTATCACAATTAGTTAAACTGCTAGAGCCTTGAGTATGACTTTATCCCAACCACCATTATTATTTGTAATCCTCTATAATTATTTGAATTCCCACGTTGAATTTCAGTATTATTTATCTTCTCCTCAAAACCTTTCTATATTGAACCCATCGTAAATATTAAGGATTAAGAATACTAACGCTTCTGGCATAGAAATTGCGGTTAGATAGTTAGTATAAATTTATGTGGAGGTGAGACCATGCGACAAACGATGTTGCTATCTACTTTTCTGATGCTAGCCCCCTTTATGCTCACCGCCGGTTGTATATCATCGACTAAAGAAGTTGTGGAGAAACCGGTACCTGGACCAACCGTCGTGGAGAAGGAGGTAATAGTGAAGGACCAACCACCTATAGTCCCTACGCCTCGAGTGGAAATCCGCGGTGTGCCACCATCACCGGACTATGTTTGGGCCCCGGGTTACTGGGATTGGAATGGACGTGAATGGGTGTGGATAAGTGGGAAGTGGACTCAGCTTCCCTACCCCAACGCAGTATGGGTGCCCGGTCATTGGGAATGGAATGGGCACGAATGGATATGGGTCTCTGGTTACTGGAGGCAGTGAATTAAGGCAGGCTAGTGCTCATTGAATTAGTCTCCTACCAACATGACCTATTTATTATGGAAGGGGTGTATTATCTGAGTGTTTATTCCCCGCGACATAAAAACTACTTCTAATCCTAATATCAGTTTATATGATGCGCATAAAGGGTAACGAGCTAAGTATACTGTTTGGACTTTCCAAACTAGGCGGGATTATTTTTCTTTGCTAAAGTTGTGAGAATACGTTTAGGATTTAAACCATCTCCCCCAATTTCTGAGAAATCTCTTTCACTCTTCCCTTCGATTCTTGTGTATAATAGGAAATATGAATAAATACATCTGCATTCATGGGCACTTCTACCAGCCGCCAAGGGAAAACCCATGGCTTGAGGAGATCGAGCAACAGGACTCGGCATATCCATACCACGATTGGAATGAAAGAATTACTGCGGAGTGCTATGCCCCGAATGCAGTCTCACGCATACTCGACCCGCAGGGAAAGATACTGGGAATAGTGAATAACTACTCCAAGATCAGTTTTAACTTCGGGCCAACCCTTCTAGATTGGATAAAAGAAAAATCCCCTGACGTCCATCAAAGGATTCTGGAGGCAGACCAGGAAAGCCAGAAGAACTTCTCCGGACACGGCTCTGCCCTGGCTCAGGCTTACAACCATATGATCATGCCCCTGGCAAACAGTCGAGACAAATACACGCAGGTTTTATGGGGAATCAAGAACTTTGAACATCATTTCGGACGAACCCCGGAGGGAATGTGGCTTCCGGAGACCGCGGTAGACCTGGAAACATTGGAGATCATGGCCCAGCGTGGGATTAGGTTTACCATTCTTTCTCCATTTCAGGCAAGCCGGGTGCGTAGGATAGGCGCCCGGGCCTGGCGGGATGTCAGCGGCGGACGTATAGACCCTAAGGTGGCTTATGAACTGCGCCTCCCTTCCGGCAGGAAGATAAGTGTTTTTTTCTATGACGGTTTTATCTCCCGTGCCGTTGCCTTCGAGGGCTTACTAAGTAACGGTGAAAATTTTGCCCGCCGTCTTAAAAACGGGTTTTCTGCATCGGATGATGTGCCCCAGCTCGTGCATATTGCTACAGACGGGGAGACCTACGGTCATCATCATAGGTTTGGGGATATGGCTCTTGCCTATGCACTCCACCATATAGAACATAACAACCTTGCCCGGCTCACTAATTACGGTGAGTATTTGGAAAAACATCCTCCGGCCAATCAGGTAGAGATATTCGAGAATAGCTCCTGGAGTTGTGCACACGGCATTGAAAGGTGGCGAAGCAACTGCGGGTGTAATTCGGGAGGGCATCCGGCATGGAACCAAAATTGGCGGGCCCCGCTGAGGACAGCCCTTGATTGGTTACGTGACACACTGGCCCCTGCTTATCAGGAAAAAGTAGGAGAGTACCTGAAGGACCCTTGGAAGGCTAGAGATGACTATTTAGACGTAATACTTGATCGTTCTACGGATAGTGTTGAACGATTTCTTAATCAACACTCTATACGCAGGCTCAGTCAGACTGAGAAGATAACCGTACTGAAACTCCTCGAGCTTCAGCGTCATGCCATGCTCATGTACACCAGTTGCGGCTGGTTTTTTGATGAGCTCTCCGGGATTGAAACGGTTCAGGTCATTCAGTATGCAGGGCGTGTGGTTCAACTGGCCGAGGAGTTATTTGGTAACGGTACCGAGTCTGGTTTTCTGGAGTTACTGGAGAAGGCCAAGAGCAATATCCCGGAGCATGGCGACGGCCGTCTGGTCTATGAAAAGTTCGTAAAGCCGGCTGTGGTCGACTGGGAGAAGTTAGCCGCCCACTATGCAGTGAGTTCCTTGTTCGAGGAGTATACGGAGAGGGCAAAGATATATTGTTATAGAGTGGAACGCGAGGACTTCCAGGTGTTTGAGGCCGGAAAGTCAAAACTGGCATTTGGCCGGGTCAATATGACCTCTGAAATAACCTTTGAATCAGCGATGCTGACGTTTGGTATCTTGCACTTCGGGGATCATAACCTAAATGGAGGAGCTCGGAAGTTTCTCGGTGAGGAAATCTACAGCTCTACCATCGAGGAATTGAGTAATGCTTTCAAGATCGGAGACTTCAGCGAGGTCATACGACTCCTGGACAAACACTTTGGGGAATCTACATACTCGATCAGGTCTCTCTTCCGGGATGAACAGCGTAAGGTGTTAAACCTACTGCTGGAATCTACATTATCCGAGGCAGAGGCAGTATATCGTCAGCTCTACGAGCGCAACGCCCTGATGATGCGTTTTATTACCAGCCTGGGTATCCCTCCGCCTAAAGCATTTTACGCCGCTGCCGAGTTCGTCTTGAATAGTAATCTAAGACGGGCGTTCGAGAACCTAGATGTTGACATTGAACGGGTCGAAACTCTGCTAACCGAGGCCAAGTTAGAAGGAATAGCACTCGATGTACAAACCCTGGAGTACGCTCTACGAAAGAATATCGAGCGGATGACCGAACGGTTGCTGGCCAGTCCGGACGACACCTCTCATCTCCGGAAGCTCGACGCGGTCCTGGGCCTCACCCGTTCTCTGCCATTTGGGATTAATCTGTGGAGGCCACAGAATATCTATTATGAAATACTGGAGAGGGTCTATCCCCGGTTTCAAAGCCTGGCTGAGCAAGGCGACGAGGGTGCCAGGGAGTGGGTTAACCATTTTAGGTCTCTTGGGGATAAGCTCTCTATACGGGTTGCCTGATGTCCACCCTAAAAATACCAGCCGCTACCTACAGACTGCAGTTTAATCCATCTTTCGGGTTTAAACAAGGAAACCGGGTTGTGGAATATCTTTCTGAGCTTGGAATCTCTTATATTTATGCCTCTCCCATCTTCAAGCCAAAGAAGGGAAGTGATCACGGCTACGACGTGGTCGACCAAAATGAGTTTAACCCGGAGCTAGGCACTCCAGAGAACCTGGAAGAACTATTAACGAACTGTCAAAACCACGGTATCGGATGGCTCCAGGATATAGTGCCAAATCATATGGCCTACGACGGGGAAAATCGTGTACTGATGGATGTCCTGGAGAACGGCCAGAGCTCCAAATACTTTGATTTCTTCGACATAGAATGGAATCACCCCTACGAAACGCTCAAAGGAAAGGTCATCGCTCCGTTCCTGGGAAGACTTTACGGAGAGTCCCTGGAGGACGGTGAAATCACCTTAAAGTACGATAGGGATGGTTTCACCGTCAACTACTACGACCTAAAGTTTCCTCTGAAAATAGAGTCCTACATAAGTGTTGTCTCTTACCGGTTGGGTAATCTCAAGAAGAGGGTGGGAGACGACAGCCCCGATTTCATAAATTTTCTGGGCATTCTTTATTCGCTAAAAAATCTGCCGGCCTCGAGGGAAGACGTTAATGACCGGTACGACCAGATAATGTTTGTGAAGAGAATGCTTTGGGAGCTCTATAACAGGAACGAGGAAATAAAGAGCTTCATAGATGAGAATATCAAGATTTTTAACGGCGAAGTGGGGAATCCAGAGAGTTTTAACCTTTTTCATACCCTGCTCTCGGAGCAGAACTTTCGGTTGTGTTTCTGGAAGGTGGCCACCGAGGAGATAAACTACCGGAGGTTCTTTAACATAAACCAGCTCATATCGTTGAGGATAGAGGATATGGGTGTTTTCAATCAGACCCATTCTCTGATTTTTAGAATGGCTAGAGAGGGTAAATTCAACGGGGTACGGATAGACCATATAGATGGACTATATGACCCGACTGGTTACCTCCAAAGGCTCAAGGAGAATATCGGAGATGTTTATACGGTTGTGGAAAAGATTCTCCACCCGGAGGAAGAGCTCCCCGAATTCTGGCCGGTGGAGGGAACAACCGGTTATGACTTCCTGAATTATGTGAATGGAATTTTTTGTGACGGTAATAATGAAAACGCATTCACTCGCCTGTACACAGAATTTACCGGGTTAACCAATC
Encoded here:
- the dtd gene encoding D-aminoacyl-tRNA deacylase, translating into MRAVVQRVKEARVNVDGQEVGRIGKGLAILIGIAKDDGEVDVEYLVDKVSGLRIFEDEEGKMNLSVIDVKGEILVVSQFTLYGDCRKGRRPSFDQAARPEVAEKLYNLFVERIRERGIRVEVGRFRALMDVHLINWGPVTILLDSGKLF
- a CDS encoding DUF3536 domain-containing protein, which produces MNKYICIHGHFYQPPRENPWLEEIEQQDSAYPYHDWNERITAECYAPNAVSRILDPQGKILGIVNNYSKISFNFGPTLLDWIKEKSPDVHQRILEADQESQKNFSGHGSALAQAYNHMIMPLANSRDKYTQVLWGIKNFEHHFGRTPEGMWLPETAVDLETLEIMAQRGIRFTILSPFQASRVRRIGARAWRDVSGGRIDPKVAYELRLPSGRKISVFFYDGFISRAVAFEGLLSNGENFARRLKNGFSASDDVPQLVHIATDGETYGHHHRFGDMALAYALHHIEHNNLARLTNYGEYLEKHPPANQVEIFENSSWSCAHGIERWRSNCGCNSGGHPAWNQNWRAPLRTALDWLRDTLAPAYQEKVGEYLKDPWKARDDYLDVILDRSTDSVERFLNQHSIRRLSQTEKITVLKLLELQRHAMLMYTSCGWFFDELSGIETVQVIQYAGRVVQLAEELFGNGTESGFLELLEKAKSNIPEHGDGRLVYEKFVKPAVVDWEKLAAHYAVSSLFEEYTERAKIYCYRVEREDFQVFEAGKSKLAFGRVNMTSEITFESAMLTFGILHFGDHNLNGGARKFLGEEIYSSTIEELSNAFKIGDFSEVIRLLDKHFGESTYSIRSLFRDEQRKVLNLLLESTLSEAEAVYRQLYERNALMMRFITSLGIPPPKAFYAAAEFVLNSNLRRAFENLDVDIERVETLLTEAKLEGIALDVQTLEYALRKNIERMTERLLASPDDTSHLRKLDAVLGLTRSLPFGINLWRPQNIYYEILERVYPRFQSLAEQGDEGAREWVNHFRSLGDKLSIRVA
- a CDS encoding YXWGXW repeat-containing protein — encoded protein: MRQTMLLSTFLMLAPFMLTAGCISSTKEVVEKPVPGPTVVEKEVIVKDQPPIVPTPRVEIRGVPPSPDYVWAPGYWDWNGREWVWISGKWTQLPYPNAVWVPGHWEWNGHEWIWVSGYWRQ
- the smpB gene encoding SsrA-binding protein SmpB — protein: MEKIVCQNPKAHRDFFLEEKYEAGLELKGSEVKSLREGKASVKESFALIEDGEVFLVNSYIAPYEGANQFNHDPNRSRKLLLHRREINRLIGRTQIKGYTLIPVKIYFKNGRAKVELALAKGKKAYDRREDIKRREAQREMDKAFKKARN
- the treZ gene encoding malto-oligosyltrehalose trehalohydrolase, whose translation is MKIGANYLGNGKCEFIVWAPFLKNVELKIASSADARGTLSSGYIPMKKGESGYWRVIAGDVFPGTLYLYRLDGEKERPDPASHSQPRGVHQPSQVVEHGHFAWEDGLWNGLDISQMIMYELHVGTFTMEGTFDAIIPRLDEFRELGINAIEIMPVAQFPGERNWGYDGVYIYAVHNSYGGPDGLKRLVNECHKKEIAVVLDVVYNHLGPEGNYLWDFGPYFTDKYKTPWGSAVNFDSAYSDEVRNFFIENALYWFKNYHIDALRLDAIHAIFDMSAKHFLEELADRVEEFSEREGRKFYLIAESNLNDARVVRPREIGGYGIDSQWCDDLHHSLHTLLTGEDEGYYIDFGQVDHLVKSLKEGFVYSGQFSAFRKRRHGNSSKDRPGQQFVVFSQNHDQIGNRMLGERLSRLVPFEGLKLAAAVIILSPYVPLLFMGEEYGEEAPFLYFVSHSDPDLIEAVRKGRREEFIEFNWRGEPPDPQCEKTFLKSRINWERRKEGRHKVLLDFYKQLIALRKRIPALRSLSKENLDAWGLEKERVVIMRRWEKGGEGQVLAVFNLNKSDLNLKPFFPEGAWKKVLDSSEQTWSGSGTLLPEKINSMSNDETSRFNMGARSNDEIIIRGLSMALYQREEI